One segment of Rhodocyclaceae bacterium DNA contains the following:
- a CDS encoding CocE/NonD family hydrolase translates to MAEKQEMSQPRDYPMIVEKDVKIPMRDGTLIFADVFRPEGGDERFPVIMNLGPYQKDKVWIPPDDCEEEGNPYMNWETANPLWWCPRGYALLRVDTRGTGKSPGRSDPSSYQEGLDSYDCVEWVAKQPWCNGNVGTLGISYHAAFQYRLANLQPPSLKAIMPWEGRADQYRDQAYHGGIFAMGFISQWANSTAAHNLLGRPRSYNPDAFNNNILWEYMRQDLDSDEWRKKSAQWDKIKVPMYSVGNWGGFAMHLRGNTEAYMLAASKHKKLRIHTGSHFHPFHALEARIDQLRWFDHWLKGIDTGIMDEPPVKLEIRTGGSTKPYAFRHEDEWPIARTQWTKFYLNIEQDAPSKGSSKAEGSLATEAPAVEKSIDYSAGPGHYRPVSGRSGVSFETPAMAEDMEVTGPLVLNLWVASTSEDMDIYATIRNIGPDGKDVEEVGQRGEPVQCVTKGWLRVSHRKLDAEKSLPYRPYHAHDERWWLEPGQVVECQVEIWPTSMVFRKGHKLRLDITPRDGVGTGHFTHYNNDYNAGATNSIHSGGERPSWLMLPLIPAK, encoded by the coding sequence ATGGCAGAGAAGCAGGAGATGTCGCAGCCCCGCGACTACCCGATGATCGTCGAGAAAGACGTGAAGATCCCGATGCGCGACGGCACGCTGATCTTCGCCGACGTGTTCCGGCCCGAAGGTGGCGACGAGCGCTTCCCGGTGATCATGAACCTCGGCCCCTACCAGAAGGACAAGGTCTGGATCCCCCCGGACGACTGCGAGGAGGAAGGCAACCCGTACATGAACTGGGAGACGGCCAACCCGCTGTGGTGGTGCCCGCGCGGCTATGCGTTGCTGCGCGTCGACACCCGCGGCACCGGCAAGTCGCCCGGCCGGTCGGACCCCAGTTCGTACCAGGAAGGTCTCGACTCCTACGACTGCGTCGAGTGGGTCGCGAAGCAGCCGTGGTGCAACGGCAACGTGGGCACGCTGGGCATCTCGTACCACGCGGCGTTCCAGTACCGGCTCGCCAACCTGCAGCCGCCGTCGCTCAAGGCGATCATGCCGTGGGAGGGTCGGGCCGACCAGTACCGCGACCAGGCCTACCATGGCGGCATCTTCGCCATGGGCTTCATCTCGCAGTGGGCCAACAGCACCGCGGCACATAACCTGCTGGGGCGCCCGCGCAGCTACAACCCGGATGCGTTCAACAACAACATCCTGTGGGAGTACATGCGCCAGGACCTCGATTCGGACGAATGGAGGAAGAAGAGCGCGCAGTGGGACAAGATCAAGGTGCCGATGTACAGCGTGGGCAACTGGGGCGGCTTCGCGATGCACCTTCGCGGCAATACCGAGGCCTACATGCTCGCCGCCTCGAAGCACAAGAAGCTTCGCATCCATACCGGCAGCCACTTCCATCCGTTCCACGCGCTCGAGGCGCGCATCGATCAGCTGCGCTGGTTCGACCACTGGCTCAAGGGCATCGACACCGGCATCATGGACGAGCCGCCGGTCAAGCTCGAGATCCGCACCGGCGGCAGCACGAAGCCGTACGCGTTCCGCCACGAGGACGAATGGCCGATCGCCCGCACGCAGTGGACGAAGTTCTACCTGAACATCGAGCAGGATGCTCCGTCGAAGGGCAGCAGCAAGGCCGAGGGCTCGCTGGCCACCGAGGCCCCGGCTGTCGAGAAGTCGATCGACTACTCGGCGGGCCCCGGACACTATCGTCCGGTGTCGGGTCGCTCGGGCGTGTCGTTCGAGACGCCGGCAATGGCCGAGGACATGGAAGTCACCGGACCGCTGGTACTGAACCTGTGGGTGGCCAGCACCTCGGAAGACATGGACATCTACGCCACCATCCGCAACATCGGTCCCGATGGCAAGGATGTCGAAGAGGTGGGCCAGCGCGGAGAGCCGGTGCAGTGCGTGACCAAGGGCTGGCTGCGCGTCTCGCACCGCAAGCTCGACGCGGAGAAGTCGCTGCCCTACCGTCCCTACCATGCGCACGACGAGCGCTGGTGGCTCGAGCCAGGGCAGGTGGTGGAATGCCAGGTCGAGATCTGGCCGACCAGCATGGTGTTCCGCAAGGGTCACAAGCTCCGGCTGGACATCACCCCGCGCGATGGCGTGGGTACCGGCCACTTCACGCACTACAACAACGACTACAACGCAGGCGCGACCAACAGCATCCACTCGGGTGGCGAGCGGCCGTCCTGGCTGATGCTGCCGTTGATCCCTGCGAAGTAA
- a CDS encoding tripartite tricarboxylate transporter substrate binding protein: protein MHPLGRLLPAAALCASVLLPVVAPAQPFPSKPVRLVTGSQAGGGTDITARAIQQAVAPLLGVPVVIDNRPGTAGMVANDFVAKQPPDGQTLLIQPGSFVTISPQLNASPRWDTMKHLAAVVQVSTYDLVLVAHPSVPARNVKELIAVARAKPGMISFASSGVGSNFQLAGELLKLEAKVDMLHVAYRGSPPAVLDLVAGRVDTMFVHVPTVKGHIDAGRLRALAMTGTRRSALLPEVPTIAESGLKAYEISGIEGIFAPIGTPREIVARLNSVVGGALSTPEMKASWASKGIEFVPNTPEQFAAKVQFDYDKTAALIKAADIRPER from the coding sequence ATGCATCCTTTGGGTCGCCTGCTGCCTGCGGCAGCACTCTGTGCATCGGTACTGTTGCCGGTGGTCGCACCTGCGCAGCCGTTCCCGTCGAAGCCGGTGCGGCTGGTCACGGGTTCGCAGGCCGGTGGCGGTACCGACATCACCGCGCGCGCGATCCAGCAGGCCGTCGCACCGTTGCTTGGCGTGCCGGTCGTCATCGACAACCGGCCAGGCACCGCCGGGATGGTTGCCAACGACTTCGTCGCGAAGCAGCCGCCAGACGGCCAGACGCTGCTGATCCAGCCCGGATCTTTCGTCACCATCAGCCCGCAGCTCAATGCCTCGCCGCGCTGGGACACGATGAAGCACCTGGCAGCTGTCGTTCAGGTCAGCACCTACGACCTGGTGCTGGTCGCGCATCCTTCGGTGCCTGCGCGCAACGTGAAGGAGCTGATCGCCGTCGCGCGTGCGAAGCCGGGGATGATCTCCTTCGCCTCATCGGGCGTGGGCAGCAATTTCCAGCTGGCCGGCGAACTGCTCAAGCTCGAGGCGAAGGTCGACATGCTGCACGTGGCCTATCGCGGCAGCCCGCCGGCGGTGCTCGACCTGGTCGCCGGGCGCGTGGATACCATGTTCGTGCACGTGCCCACGGTGAAGGGCCATATCGATGCCGGCCGCCTGCGTGCGCTGGCGATGACCGGCACCCGGCGCAGCGCATTGCTGCCCGAGGTGCCGACGATCGCCGAGTCGGGACTGAAGGCCTACGAGATCAGTGGCATCGAAGGCATCTTCGCCCCGATCGGAACGCCGCGCGAGATCGTCGCCCGGCTAAACTCGGTGGTCGGGGGCGCACTGTCCACGCCGGAGATGAAGGCGTCTTGGGCATCGAAGGGCATCGAGTTCGTGCCCAACACGCCCGAGCAGTTCGCTGCGAAGGTGCAGTTCGACTACGACAAGACCGCGGCGCTGATCAAGGCTGCAGACATCAGGCCGGAACGATAG
- a CDS encoding cysteine hydrolase gives MDRTALLVLDVQNELVDPAGKVGSMGFAKVVEQRGLLAKTAAVIAAMRAKQQPVAFVNVGFRADYGDAISRSARLAHLKEKQAIVIGSWGLEFPDAIRPLPHEIVYTKRAVNPFFNTGLETWLHRQGVTTLALCGVYTHMVVDSAARHGDDAGFIVKVLEDCCASPDPELHRIECEKILPLFGSVMSSQAFIDAL, from the coding sequence ATGGACAGGACTGCGCTGCTGGTGCTCGACGTGCAGAACGAACTGGTGGACCCGGCCGGCAAGGTCGGCTCGATGGGTTTCGCGAAGGTGGTCGAACAGCGCGGGCTGCTCGCGAAGACTGCAGCGGTGATCGCGGCGATGCGCGCGAAGCAGCAGCCGGTCGCGTTCGTGAACGTCGGCTTCAGGGCCGACTATGGCGACGCGATCAGCCGCTCGGCCCGGTTGGCCCACCTTAAGGAGAAGCAGGCGATCGTCATCGGCAGCTGGGGGCTCGAGTTCCCCGACGCCATCCGTCCGCTCCCGCACGAGATCGTCTACACGAAGCGGGCGGTCAATCCGTTCTTCAACACCGGGCTGGAGACCTGGCTGCACCGCCAGGGCGTGACCACGCTCGCGCTGTGCGGCGTGTACACCCACATGGTGGTCGACAGCGCGGCGCGCCATGGCGACGACGCAGGCTTCATTGTCAAGGTACTGGAGGACTGCTGCGCCAGCCCGGATCCTGAACTGCACCGCATCGAATGCGAGAAGATCCTGCCGTTGTTCGGCAGCGTCATGTCATCGCAGGCATTCATCGACGCGCTGTAG
- a CDS encoding tripartite tricarboxylate transporter substrate binding protein: MEHPNACLRVRVLRAWTGLLVSGIVLVAWSSAVHTADGWPSRPVRLIVPFPPGGANDIVARLVAGRLQERWGTPVVIDNRAGAGGNIGTELGARANPDGYTLLVGSGSTLGSNASLYAKLPFDVLKDFAPISLIAAAPFVLVAHPSLPARTLPELVALAKASPGRITYSSFGEGSSAHLVGELFQSLAGVKMIHVPYKGGSPAMTAVVGGEVQATVANLSVALPYIRGGKVNAIGVTTARRAAALPEAPTIAEAGLPGFEASAWVGLVAPVGTRPAMVQRFNADTHAAVQHPDTQKQLEVRGLEPMLSTPAEFARYLAEEVKRWDGVVRSAGIRRL, from the coding sequence ATGGAACATCCGAACGCATGCTTGCGCGTGCGCGTGCTGCGCGCGTGGACGGGCCTGCTCGTATCCGGCATCGTGCTGGTGGCCTGGTCGTCGGCCGTCCATACGGCCGACGGCTGGCCAAGTCGGCCGGTGCGCCTGATCGTGCCGTTCCCGCCTGGCGGGGCCAACGACATCGTCGCGCGGCTGGTGGCTGGCAGGCTGCAGGAGCGCTGGGGTACGCCGGTCGTGATCGACAACCGCGCCGGTGCCGGCGGCAACATCGGCACTGAACTCGGGGCTCGGGCGAACCCGGACGGCTACACGCTGCTGGTCGGCTCGGGCAGCACGCTGGGCAGCAACGCCAGCCTCTACGCGAAACTGCCGTTCGACGTGCTGAAGGATTTCGCCCCGATCTCGCTGATCGCGGCCGCGCCGTTCGTGCTGGTGGCGCATCCATCGCTGCCCGCGCGCACCCTGCCGGAACTGGTGGCACTGGCGAAGGCCAGCCCCGGCCGCATCACCTACTCGTCTTTCGGCGAAGGCAGTTCGGCGCACCTGGTCGGCGAACTGTTCCAGAGCCTGGCCGGGGTGAAGATGATCCATGTGCCGTACAAGGGCGGCAGTCCGGCGATGACAGCCGTGGTCGGTGGCGAGGTGCAGGCAACGGTGGCGAACCTGTCGGTCGCGCTGCCGTACATTCGCGGCGGCAAGGTGAATGCGATCGGCGTCACGACTGCGCGCCGCGCCGCCGCACTGCCGGAAGCACCGACCATTGCCGAGGCCGGACTGCCCGGCTTCGAGGCCTCCGCCTGGGTCGGGCTGGTTGCGCCCGTCGGCACACGGCCGGCGATGGTGCAGCGCTTCAACGCCGATACCCATGCCGCCGTACAGCACCCGGACACGCAGAAGCAGCTCGAGGTGCGCGGCCTGGAGCCGATGCTCAGCACACCGGCCGAGTTCGCGCGCTACCTGGCGGAAGAGGTGAAGCGCTGGGACGGCGTGGTGCGAAGCGCAGGTATCCGGCGCCTCTGA
- a CDS encoding SH3 domain-containing protein, whose product MQLTPNFSLEELTVSDTARRRRISNEPTPAHLRNLRRTAALLEEIRALFGVPLQVTSGYRNPQVNALVGGVPTSAHALGLAADFHVEGLDDLSAAKRIRDSGIVFDQLIYEAGRCVHVGLQAAGKTQRRQVLRQPGGPGSPVFDGLEPAGTATAPVPQTLRQQATPVAPTPAPAPQAPAAIATVPVETPSSRFVVIARDGLRLRSGPSQDFPEKRTLPSGTVVNVIGREGLWALVDLEGDGQADGFMNAPFLRALDAPAVPTTLAASTALPVAPVTPAIAPVTPGAPGDMTGLVTPSLVKQTFPRATPPSNISTHLPFVLAGLRARHLGDRAMVTMAIATIRAETEGFLPIDEGISPHNTRRKPFDLYEPGTQVATDLGNTQPGDGARFKGRGYIQLTGRDNYQRIGRQVGVDLVGQPQIANDPGIAGLILAQFLKNREAAIRAAMAAHQLAKARRLVNGGSHGLDRFVETYEKAMALLPA is encoded by the coding sequence ATGCAGCTCACGCCCAATTTTTCGCTCGAGGAACTGACGGTTTCCGATACCGCGCGGCGCAGGCGGATCTCCAACGAGCCGACGCCTGCGCACCTGCGCAACCTGCGCCGGACCGCCGCGCTGCTGGAGGAGATCCGTGCGTTGTTCGGGGTTCCGCTGCAGGTCACCAGCGGCTACCGCAACCCGCAGGTCAATGCGCTGGTCGGTGGCGTCCCCACTTCGGCACATGCGCTCGGGCTGGCCGCCGACTTCCATGTGGAGGGGCTCGACGACCTCTCCGCCGCGAAACGCATCCGCGACAGCGGCATCGTGTTCGACCAGTTGATCTACGAAGCAGGCCGCTGCGTGCATGTGGGGCTGCAGGCGGCCGGCAAGACACAGCGCCGGCAGGTGCTGCGCCAGCCGGGCGGCCCGGGCTCGCCGGTGTTCGACGGCCTGGAACCGGCCGGCACCGCCACGGCACCGGTGCCGCAGACGCTGCGGCAGCAGGCCACGCCAGTCGCGCCAACGCCCGCACCGGCTCCGCAGGCCCCCGCGGCCATCGCAACGGTGCCAGTGGAGACCCCATCCAGCCGCTTCGTGGTGATCGCCCGCGACGGCCTGCGCCTGCGCAGCGGCCCGTCGCAGGACTTTCCCGAGAAGCGCACCCTGCCCTCGGGCACCGTGGTGAACGTGATCGGACGGGAGGGTCTGTGGGCGCTGGTCGATCTCGAGGGCGATGGCCAGGCCGACGGCTTCATGAATGCGCCGTTCCTGCGCGCGCTGGACGCACCGGCAGTGCCCACGACGCTGGCTGCCTCAACGGCCCTCCCGGTTGCCCCGGTCACGCCTGCCATCGCACCGGTAACGCCGGGCGCGCCAGGTGACATGACAGGGCTGGTGACGCCATCGCTGGTCAAGCAGACCTTCCCGCGCGCCACGCCGCCGTCGAACATCTCGACCCACCTGCCCTTCGTCCTCGCGGGGCTGCGCGCGCGGCACCTCGGCGACCGAGCGATGGTGACGATGGCCATCGCCACCATCCGTGCGGAGACCGAAGGTTTCCTGCCGATCGACGAAGGCATCAGCCCCCACAACACGCGCCGCAAGCCATTCGACCTGTACGAACCGGGCACGCAGGTGGCGACCGACCTCGGCAACACCCAGCCTGGCGATGGCGCACGCTTCAAGGGCCGCGGCTACATCCAGCTGACCGGGCGCGACAACTACCAGCGCATCGGCCGGCAGGTCGGCGTGGACCTCGTCGGCCAGCCGCAGATCGCGAACGACCCGGGCATCGCCGGGCTGATCCTCGCCCAGTTCCTGAAGAACCGTGAGGCGGCGATCCGTGCAGCGATGGCTGCCCACCAGCTGGCGAAAGCGCGGCGGCTGGTCAACGGCGGCTCGCACGGCCTGGACCGTTTCGTCGAGACCTACGAGAAGGCCATGGCGCTGCTGCCGGCATGA
- a CDS encoding DUF1840 domain-containing protein — MAYTFKSRSAASVTLLRTNGDDILRLVGRTPSERGAIAAEDLPSAIAAIEAAIAPGQPGSGTARPAAAGNVDDEEPEVVTLRQRALPFLQLLREARAAGEAVTWGVV; from the coding sequence ATGGCCTACACCTTCAAGTCCCGATCAGCCGCCAGCGTGACCTTGCTGCGTACCAACGGCGACGACATCCTGCGCCTGGTCGGCAGGACACCCTCCGAGCGTGGCGCGATCGCGGCCGAAGACCTGCCGTCGGCCATCGCGGCCATCGAGGCGGCCATCGCGCCAGGCCAGCCCGGTTCCGGCACCGCCCGCCCGGCAGCCGCCGGCAACGTCGACGACGAGGAGCCGGAGGTGGTCACGCTGCGCCAGCGCGCCCTGCCCTTCCTGCAACTGCTGCGCGAGGCGCGGGCGGCCGGCGAGGCTGTCACCTGGGGCGTGGTGTAG
- a CDS encoding magnesium and cobalt transport protein CorA, translated as MLINCVVYENGAKLADIPVSEISDWLNRPECFVWVALQDATPEELDEMQGEFGLHELAVEDARNGHQRPKIEEYGESLFVVLHLIEQEAGGDRALSVGEVDVFVGPNYVLSVRSHSKLGFLGVRKRCEREPELLRMGPGFVLYALMDAVVDRYFPILDALEVEIEAIEDNIFTKGAALSSIRSLYQLKQRVMILRHAVVPLLDAAAKLHGGRVPEVCAGVQDYLRDVVDHLSRIQTSIDSIRDMIGTAIQVNLSMVNIEEAEVTKRLAAWAAIFAVCTAFAGIWGMNFEHMPELQWKYGYAGALALIGGACVYLYRRFRRAGWL; from the coding sequence ATGCTGATCAACTGTGTCGTCTACGAGAATGGTGCCAAGCTCGCCGACATACCGGTGTCGGAGATCAGCGACTGGCTAAACCGGCCCGAATGCTTCGTCTGGGTCGCGCTGCAGGATGCGACGCCCGAAGAACTCGACGAGATGCAGGGCGAGTTCGGGCTGCATGAACTTGCGGTGGAGGATGCGCGCAATGGCCACCAGCGTCCGAAGATCGAAGAGTACGGCGAGTCCCTGTTCGTGGTGCTGCACCTGATCGAACAGGAAGCAGGCGGCGACCGCGCGCTCTCGGTCGGCGAAGTGGACGTATTCGTCGGCCCGAACTACGTGCTGTCGGTGCGCAGCCACAGCAAGCTCGGGTTCCTCGGCGTGCGCAAGCGCTGTGAACGCGAGCCGGAGCTGCTGCGCATGGGCCCTGGCTTCGTGCTCTACGCCCTGATGGACGCGGTGGTCGACCGCTACTTCCCGATCCTGGACGCGCTCGAGGTCGAGATCGAAGCGATCGAGGACAACATCTTCACCAAGGGCGCCGCCCTGTCGAGCATCCGCAGCCTCTACCAGCTCAAGCAGCGGGTGATGATACTCAGGCATGCGGTCGTCCCGTTGCTCGACGCGGCCGCGAAGCTGCACGGCGGACGCGTGCCCGAGGTCTGCGCCGGCGTACAGGATTACCTGCGCGACGTGGTCGACCACCTCTCGCGCATCCAGACGTCGATCGATTCGATCCGCGACATGATCGGCACCGCGATCCAGGTCAACCTGTCGATGGTCAACATCGAAGAGGCCGAGGTGACCAAGCGCCTGGCCGCCTGGGCTGCGATCTTCGCCGTGTGCACGGCGTTCGCAGGCATCTGGGGGATGAACTTCGAGCACATGCCGGAACTGCAGTGGAAGTACGGCTACGCCGGCGCGCTCGCGCTGATCGGGGGTGCCTGCGTGTACCTGTACCGCCGGTTCAGGCGCGCTGGCTGGCTCTGA
- a CDS encoding demethoxyubiquinone hydroxylase family protein: protein MSSGATMSGKACVYYDGGCPLCRAEIATYQRAEGGQSLQWLDADGCTPAELGTGLDRRAALARLHVRRADGTLVQGAAAFVEIWSALPRWRWLARIARLPGVLPLLDLGYAGFLRVRPLWRRRPGATDARALRLLRELRTDHAGETGAVMIYRGILAVSRDPSVRAFAQHHLETEQRHLAQVEQVVPPRWRSRLLPIWRVSGWLTGALPACFGPRAVFATIEAVETFVDRHYAVQVALIDALLQQPPAQDAAGARSPHPLPDLPFLRTLVEQCRLDEVVHRDDAAARRDGRDGWVLAAWKQVVGRGSEAAVALCRYV, encoded by the coding sequence ATGTCGTCCGGCGCGACGATGTCCGGCAAGGCCTGCGTCTACTACGACGGTGGCTGTCCACTGTGCCGCGCGGAGATCGCCACCTACCAGCGGGCGGAAGGCGGCCAGTCGCTGCAATGGCTCGACGCAGATGGCTGCACACCGGCGGAACTCGGGACCGGGCTGGATCGGCGTGCAGCGCTCGCGCGCCTTCACGTGCGCAGGGCCGATGGCACGCTGGTGCAGGGCGCCGCGGCCTTCGTCGAGATATGGTCGGCGCTGCCGCGCTGGCGCTGGCTGGCGCGGATCGCCCGGCTGCCCGGGGTGCTGCCCTTGCTGGACCTGGGTTATGCAGGCTTCCTGCGCGTGCGCCCGCTGTGGCGCCGGCGTCCTGGCGCGACGGATGCGCGCGCGCTCCGGCTGCTGCGGGAACTGCGCACCGACCATGCGGGCGAGACCGGCGCGGTCATGATCTACCGCGGCATCCTCGCGGTGTCGCGCGATCCGTCGGTGCGCGCGTTCGCGCAGCACCACCTCGAGACCGAGCAACGCCATCTGGCGCAGGTCGAGCAGGTCGTGCCGCCGCGCTGGCGCAGTCGGCTGCTGCCGATCTGGCGCGTGTCCGGCTGGCTGACCGGTGCACTCCCTGCCTGCTTCGGGCCGCGGGCGGTGTTCGCGACGATCGAGGCGGTGGAGACGTTCGTCGATCGCCACTATGCCGTGCAGGTGGCGCTGATCGACGCGCTCCTGCAGCAGCCGCCCGCGCAGGACGCCGCAGGCGCGCGGTCGCCGCATCCATTGCCCGACCTGCCGTTCCTGCGCACGCTCGTGGAGCAATGCCGGCTCGACGAGGTCGTCCATCGCGACGATGCGGCGGCGCGCCGGGATGGCCGGGATGGATGGGTCCTCGCCGCGTGGAAGCAGGTCGTGGGCCGCGGGTCGGAAGCGGCCGTCGCACTCTGCCGGTACGTCTGA
- a CDS encoding transporter, with protein sequence MALIASPRPAAAQDAEELARKMSNPIAAVISLPFQFNFDRDIGASRDGNRTTLNIQPVVPISLNDEWNVISRTIMPVVRQDVPGLGDGSQSGIGDVVQNFFFSPKKPGPNGLIWGVGPVMLIPSSTNFISADKWGLGPTGVALKVDGQMTYGVLANHIWSVAGSGRQDISSTFIQPFFTYTLKSATSFTIQTESTYDWNNRQWNVPVALSVGQIMKLGSQPVQLTAGVRYYAESLTNGPHGVAFRLAVTFLFPK encoded by the coding sequence ATGGCGTTGATTGCCTCGCCCCGACCGGCCGCAGCGCAGGACGCCGAGGAGTTGGCCCGGAAGATGTCCAACCCGATCGCAGCGGTGATCAGCCTGCCGTTCCAGTTCAATTTCGACCGCGACATCGGCGCCAGCCGCGACGGCAATCGCACCACGCTGAACATCCAGCCAGTGGTACCGATCAGCCTGAACGATGAATGGAACGTCATCTCGCGCACCATCATGCCGGTCGTCCGGCAGGATGTGCCCGGGCTGGGCGACGGCAGCCAGAGCGGCATCGGCGACGTGGTGCAGAACTTCTTCTTCTCGCCGAAGAAGCCTGGTCCCAACGGCCTGATCTGGGGCGTCGGGCCAGTGATGCTGATCCCCAGCAGCACCAACTTCATCAGCGCCGACAAGTGGGGCCTCGGGCCCACCGGGGTTGCACTCAAGGTGGATGGGCAGATGACCTACGGCGTGCTCGCCAACCATATCTGGTCGGTGGCGGGCAGCGGCAGGCAGGACATCAGCAGCACGTTCATCCAGCCGTTCTTCACCTACACGCTGAAATCGGCCACCAGCTTCACGATACAGACAGAATCGACCTACGACTGGAACAACCGGCAGTGGAACGTCCCTGTTGCGCTGTCGGTCGGCCAGATCATGAAGCTGGGCAGCCAGCCCGTACAGCTCACTGCCGGGGTGCGCTACTACGCGGAAAGCCTGACCAATGGTCCCCATGGCGTGGCCTTCCGGCTGGCGGTGACCTTCCTGTTCCCGAAGTAG
- a CDS encoding bifunctional metallophosphatase/5'-nucleotidase codes for MKRTFTILHTNDMHSAFIGMGPASDYTPFTLNDDETRGGYARLAALIARRRAACDGHGPVLTLDAGDYSMGTPFAAASRELGGELQLMGHMGYDATTFGNHEFDLGPEGLGQATDVAARAGTIPQVLASNSDFSGGDPTLVGLQRLAAQGAIRRHTVIERGGMRFGLFGVLGKEAQIYTNGGATHFPDPIQAAREVVQILRDAEKVDVVIALSHGGVIKGPDGRYSDGEDVQLARAVPGIDIVIGGHSHTVLHEPIIVNGRTPVVQTGLEGKNLGELVIGVDGDVLTVESYRLHAIDDTIEGDRAIAGRIDELKASVTAAVFASRGYSIDQPLAIAPRDLVNTHTDIAAGTVLANLCTDAFRHATQADIGFTANGLIRAPLLRGKTGVVTVYDVFAVAPLGAGVLDQTAGSTLVTGWFTGADLKALLEFFLIDNPAHPGEYFPRASGMRFRYDPSRPRFDVVTAIELGDLDSGYRAIDISGTQPQLYSLSCPLMLGMIITAIPRYTRGKLAPVARNRHGQPLTSKVDALDDPRHSTAHLLAPPGTLDTSSVATGAGSRALHEVKEWQAIMDHLRSLPANGPDELPVIPMDERAAEVRAIRLG; via the coding sequence ATGAAGCGGACCTTCACCATCCTGCACACCAACGACATGCACTCGGCCTTCATCGGCATGGGGCCGGCCTCGGACTACACGCCGTTCACGCTGAACGACGACGAGACGCGTGGCGGTTATGCGCGGCTGGCCGCACTGATCGCCCGCAGGCGCGCGGCGTGCGATGGCCATGGCCCTGTGCTCACGCTCGACGCGGGCGACTACAGCATGGGCACGCCGTTCGCTGCCGCAAGTCGCGAGCTGGGCGGCGAGCTGCAGCTGATGGGCCACATGGGCTATGACGCCACCACCTTCGGCAACCACGAGTTCGACCTCGGGCCGGAAGGACTGGGCCAGGCCACGGACGTGGCCGCACGGGCAGGGACCATCCCGCAGGTGCTGGCATCGAACAGCGATTTCTCCGGCGGCGACCCGACACTCGTCGGGCTTCAGCGCCTGGCTGCCCAAGGCGCGATCCGCCGCCACACCGTGATCGAGCGCGGCGGCATGCGCTTCGGCCTGTTCGGCGTGCTGGGCAAGGAAGCGCAGATCTACACCAATGGCGGTGCGACGCACTTCCCAGACCCGATCCAGGCCGCCCGCGAGGTCGTGCAGATCCTGCGCGACGCCGAGAAGGTCGACGTGGTGATCGCACTGAGCCATGGCGGCGTCATCAAGGGCCCCGACGGCCGCTACAGCGACGGGGAGGACGTGCAGCTGGCGCGGGCCGTGCCGGGCATCGACATCGTGATCGGCGGCCATAGCCACACCGTGCTGCACGAGCCCATCATCGTCAACGGCCGCACGCCGGTGGTGCAGACCGGGCTCGAAGGCAAGAACCTCGGTGAGTTGGTGATCGGCGTCGACGGCGACGTGCTGACGGTCGAGTCGTATCGACTGCACGCGATCGACGACACCATCGAGGGCGATCGCGCCATTGCCGGCAGGATCGACGAGCTCAAGGCCTCGGTCACGGCAGCGGTGTTCGCTTCGCGCGGCTACAGCATCGACCAGCCGCTGGCCATCGCACCGCGCGACCTGGTCAACACCCACACCGACATCGCCGCCGGTACCGTGCTCGCCAACCTGTGCACCGATGCCTTCCGGCATGCGACGCAGGCCGACATCGGCTTCACCGCCAACGGCCTGATACGGGCGCCGCTGCTGCGCGGCAAGACCGGTGTGGTGACGGTCTATGACGTGTTCGCCGTCGCGCCACTGGGCGCGGGCGTGCTGGATCAGACGGCCGGCAGCACGCTGGTCACCGGGTGGTTCACCGGCGCGGACCTGAAGGCCCTGCTCGAGTTCTTCCTGATCGACAACCCGGCGCATCCCGGCGAGTACTTTCCGCGTGCCTCGGGCATGCGGTTCCGCTACGACCCCTCGCGCCCGAGGTTCGACGTGGTGACGGCGATCGAGCTCGGCGATCTCGACAGCGGCTACCGTGCGATCGACATCAGCGGCACGCAACCGCAGCTGTACAGCCTGAGCTGCCCGCTGATGCTCGGCATGATCATTACCGCCATCCCCAGGTACACCAGGGGCAAGCTCGCGCCGGTGGCCAGGAACCGGCACGGCCAGCCGCTCACGTCCAAGGTCGACGCGCTCGACGACCCGCGCCACAGCACGGCCCACCTGCTGGCGCCGCCGGGCACCCTGGATACGAGCAGCGTGGCCACGGGCGCCGGCAGCCGCGCGCTGCATGAAGTGAAGGAGTGGCAGGCGATCATGGATCACCTGCGCAGCCTGCCGGCCAATGGCCCGGATGAACTGCCGGTGATCCCGATGGACGAGCGCGCCGCCGAAGTGCGTGCGATCAGGCTCGGCTGA